The Methanocalculus natronophilus genome window below encodes:
- a CDS encoding carboxymuconolactone decarboxylase family protein — MSEERYNKGLAQLEKMGGESVQAMLHQLDDMSPDLTRMTVAFAYGDVLSRPGLDLRTRQLATVAALTALGTAPVQLRTHIDMALAVGCTRDEIREVIIQMAVYAGFPAALNGMAAAKEVFRGRDEGETG, encoded by the coding sequence ATGTCAGAGGAACGATACAACAAAGGGCTCGCCCAACTCGAGAAGATGGGTGGCGAATCGGTGCAGGCGATGCTTCATCAACTGGATGATATGTCACCTGATCTCACCAGGATGACGGTTGCGTTTGCGTATGGTGATGTGCTCTCCCGCCCCGGACTCGATCTCCGAACACGCCAGCTTGCGACTGTTGCCGCTCTTACGGCTCTCGGTACAGCCCCGGTACAACTCAGGACCCATATTGATATGGCACTTGCTGTTGGCTGCACGAGGGACGAGATACGTGAGGTCATCATTCAGATGGCGGTGTATGCAGGATTCCCTGCTGCCCTCAATGGAATGGCGGCGGCAAAGGAGGTTTTCAGGGGTCGGGATGAGGGGGAGACGGGGTGA